The proteins below come from a single Arthrobacter crystallopoietes genomic window:
- a CDS encoding NfeD family protein, with product MFEWLVINSWVLWLALFLVLAIVEMMTLDLFFIMMSFGALIALFTALLGWPFWIQVVVFCVVALLMVLVVRPIGLRHLRRGPRDQATNVDRLIGESAMALEPVTDHSGIVKIGGDTWTARSSDGSAIPAGARVAVARIEGATAVVYPAAEPGPYPAQ from the coding sequence ATGTTTGAATGGCTCGTCATCAACAGCTGGGTCCTCTGGCTGGCTCTGTTCCTGGTCTTGGCGATCGTTGAGATGATGACGCTCGACCTCTTCTTCATCATGATGTCCTTCGGGGCATTGATCGCCCTGTTCACTGCGCTGCTCGGCTGGCCGTTCTGGATCCAGGTGGTCGTGTTCTGCGTCGTGGCGCTGCTTATGGTTCTCGTGGTGCGGCCCATAGGGCTCCGTCATTTGCGTCGTGGTCCCCGTGACCAGGCGACTAACGTTGACCGTTTGATCGGTGAATCGGCCATGGCCCTGGAGCCGGTCACGGATCACTCCGGGATAGTCAAGATCGGTGGCGACACCTGGACGGCACGTTCGAGCGACGGCTCGGCAATCCCCGCCGGTGCCCGGGTAGCCGTGGCCCGGATCGAGGGGGCTACCGCCGTCGTCTACCCTGCCGCGGAGCCGGGGCCTTATCCGGCGCAGTAA
- a CDS encoding polyprenol monophosphomannose synthase has protein sequence MRVLTIIPTYNEIESLPRTLDRLRAVAPATDVLVVDDNSPDGTGAAADTVAAADSAVHVLHRQGKEGLGAAYIAGFHWGLDAGYDVLVEMDADGSHQPEELQRLLDALDRGADMVKGSRWIRGGKVVNWPLHRKLLSLGGSLYSRILLGVQVKDITGGFNAFRAETLKKIDLESVESVGYCFQVDLTWKTLKAGLDVREVPITFVEREFGDSKMSGGIVLESIILVTKWGLRSRWRKLTGKA, from the coding sequence GTGCGGGTCCTGACCATCATTCCGACGTACAACGAGATTGAGTCCCTGCCTCGAACTTTGGACCGGCTCCGGGCCGTAGCCCCCGCCACAGACGTCCTGGTGGTCGATGACAACTCTCCCGATGGCACCGGAGCCGCGGCAGACACGGTAGCTGCAGCAGACAGCGCGGTCCATGTCCTGCACCGGCAGGGCAAGGAAGGACTGGGCGCAGCCTACATCGCCGGATTCCACTGGGGTCTCGACGCGGGCTACGACGTTCTGGTCGAAATGGATGCTGACGGTTCCCACCAGCCCGAAGAATTGCAGCGTCTGCTGGATGCCTTGGATCGCGGTGCGGACATGGTCAAAGGCTCGCGGTGGATCCGGGGAGGCAAGGTCGTCAACTGGCCGCTGCACCGGAAGCTGCTCTCACTCGGCGGCAGCTTGTACTCGCGGATCCTGCTCGGCGTCCAGGTCAAGGACATTACGGGGGGCTTCAATGCTTTCCGTGCGGAGACGCTGAAGAAGATCGACCTCGAATCGGTCGAATCCGTCGGCTACTGCTTCCAAGTGGACCTGACCTGGAAGACACTCAAGGCCGGACTCGACGTCCGGGAAGTACCGATCACTTTCGTAGAACGCGAATTCGGGGACTCGAAGATGAGTGGCGGGATCGTGCTTGAATCAATCATCCTTGTCACTAAATGGGGACTCCGTTCCCGCTGGCGCAAGCTGACCGGCAAGGCTTAA
- a CDS encoding RNA polymerase-binding protein RbpA yields the protein MSDRSLRGMRLGAQSMETESGVEPAPRQRVEYRCEDGEQVFVTFAAEAEIPPTWVSKTGKEALLVNGEKPDDSNEKAVRTHWDMLLERRSVEELEQILEDRLNILRERRGERRSA from the coding sequence ATGAGCGATCGTAGCCTGCGGGGTATGCGTCTCGGAGCGCAAAGCATGGAGACGGAATCCGGTGTCGAGCCGGCGCCGCGCCAACGCGTTGAATACCGTTGCGAGGATGGCGAACAGGTCTTTGTTACCTTCGCCGCTGAGGCTGAGATCCCCCCGACCTGGGTTTCCAAGACCGGCAAGGAAGCGTTGCTCGTCAATGGCGAAAAGCCCGACGACAGCAATGAAAAGGCCGTCCGGACCCACTGGGATATGTTGCTGGAACGCCGCTCGGTCGAAGAACTGGAGCAGATCCTTGAAGACCGGTTGAACATTCTGCGTGAACGCCGCGGCGAACGCCGCTCCGCCTAA
- a CDS encoding SPFH domain-containing protein → MDSNIGIWIVLLVLIIFVFIVLVRAVRIIPQARAGVVERLGKYQRTLNPGLTILIPFVDRLLPLLDLREQVVSFPPQPVITEDNLVVSIDTVIYFQVTDPRAATYEIANYIQAVEQLTTTTLRNVVGGLNLEEALTSRDQINGQLRGVLDEATGRWGIRVSRVELKAIDPPHSIQDSMEKQMRADRDRRAAILTAEGVKQSQILTAEGERQAAILKAEGDAKAAILRADGESQAIQKVFDAIHKGNPTQKLLAYQYLQTLPKLADGSANKLWIIPSEVGEALKGIGSVLGTATPDGSSPDGADGGPGEGRAGSTRGLL, encoded by the coding sequence ATGGATAGCAATATCGGCATCTGGATAGTGCTGCTGGTCCTGATCATTTTCGTGTTTATTGTGTTGGTCCGCGCCGTCCGGATCATTCCACAGGCGCGTGCGGGCGTAGTCGAACGATTGGGCAAGTACCAGCGCACGCTCAACCCTGGATTGACCATCCTGATCCCGTTCGTTGACCGGCTCCTGCCCCTGCTGGATCTGCGCGAACAGGTCGTGTCGTTTCCGCCACAGCCCGTTATTACCGAAGACAACCTCGTCGTCTCCATTGACACGGTCATTTATTTCCAAGTCACCGACCCCCGCGCCGCCACGTATGAGATCGCCAACTACATCCAGGCAGTCGAACAGTTGACCACCACCACGTTGCGAAACGTCGTGGGCGGGCTGAACCTCGAAGAGGCGCTGACCTCCCGCGACCAGATTAACGGCCAGCTTCGCGGCGTATTGGATGAGGCAACCGGCCGCTGGGGCATCCGCGTTTCGCGGGTGGAACTCAAGGCGATCGACCCGCCGCACTCCATCCAGGATTCTATGGAAAAGCAGATGCGTGCAGACCGGGACCGGCGGGCGGCCATCCTGACAGCGGAAGGTGTGAAGCAATCGCAGATTCTCACCGCTGAGGGTGAACGCCAGGCGGCCATCCTCAAAGCCGAGGGCGACGCCAAAGCAGCCATTCTCCGTGCAGACGGTGAATCGCAGGCGATCCAGAAGGTCTTCGACGCCATCCACAAAGGCAATCCGACCCAAAAACTGCTCGCGTACCAGTACCTTCAGACACTGCCTAAACTTGCGGACGGATCCGCCAACAAATTGTGGATTATCCCCAGTGAAGTCGGTGAGGCGCTCAAGGGTATCGGCAGTGTTTTGGGGACTGCGACGCCGGACGGGTCGAGCCCTGATGGTGCCGACGGCGGACCGGGCGAAGGCCGCGCTGGTTCGACGCGAGGACTGTTGTGA